A stretch of the Agromyces larvae genome encodes the following:
- the cydC gene encoding thiol reductant ABC exporter subunit CydC yields MSEDASAGREQAIGAVRAVLRQAVPPARRLLPAILLGVLSAGSSVALIACSAWLIVRAAEQPPILYLSVAVVGVRAFALGRAGFRYLERVAGHDASFRQLAEIRAGVYERLLPFAPDGLAATRRGDLLARFVDDVDDLQTVSLRVVQPLVSSGIVLALAITGVWMLAPGSGAALLGCLAAGVGAALALQRAAAKRAERELAPLRGRLQAAIVEHVQTIDVLVAFDAAAESARRIDELGDRLARTARRRSLAAGGAAAVMTAIAGVAAAASAAAGAPLLADGRLTGPAFAVLALVPLAVAEVASAVPVAVAAARRARTSAARVAGAVPDTLRPGPALGGDAGASADAAPAPVPALRLRGVGAAWPALDGVESGAALRDMDLDLAPGERVLLRGASGAGKTTLAHVLVRFLAYSGSYRIDGVEASELDPARVRRQVGLVEQRPWIFDEDVRQNLLFARDTATDAELLAVLERVGLGDWVRERGGLDARVGERGALVSGGQAQRIALARALLADFPVLVLDEPTANVDAARGAALLEDLLGAAARDGRSVLLISHVDVDASIVDRSVGIDAGRTVAADAIPAVDERVPTGPVR; encoded by the coding sequence ATGTCTGAGGACGCATCCGCAGGCCGCGAGCAGGCGATCGGCGCCGTCCGGGCGGTCCTCCGCCAAGCGGTGCCGCCGGCACGGCGACTGCTGCCGGCGATCCTGCTCGGCGTCCTCTCGGCGGGCTCGAGCGTGGCGCTCATCGCCTGCTCGGCGTGGTTGATCGTGCGCGCCGCGGAGCAGCCGCCCATCCTCTACCTGTCGGTCGCGGTGGTGGGGGTGCGCGCGTTCGCACTCGGACGCGCGGGCTTCCGCTACCTGGAGCGCGTCGCCGGGCACGACGCGTCCTTCCGGCAGCTCGCCGAGATCCGGGCGGGGGTGTACGAGCGGCTGCTGCCGTTCGCCCCCGACGGGCTCGCGGCGACCCGGCGCGGCGATCTGCTCGCCCGCTTCGTCGACGACGTCGACGACCTGCAGACGGTGTCGCTGCGCGTCGTGCAACCGCTCGTCAGCTCGGGCATCGTGCTGGCGCTCGCGATCACCGGGGTGTGGATGCTCGCTCCCGGCTCGGGCGCGGCGCTGCTCGGATGCCTCGCAGCCGGCGTCGGCGCAGCCCTCGCGCTGCAACGCGCCGCCGCGAAGCGCGCCGAACGCGAACTCGCTCCGCTGCGCGGCCGGTTGCAGGCCGCGATCGTGGAGCATGTGCAGACGATCGACGTGCTCGTCGCCTTCGACGCCGCGGCCGAGAGCGCGAGACGGATCGACGAACTCGGGGACCGGCTCGCCCGGACCGCGCGCCGCCGATCGCTCGCTGCCGGGGGAGCGGCCGCCGTGATGACCGCGATCGCCGGCGTCGCCGCGGCCGCGAGCGCCGCGGCGGGTGCGCCCCTGCTCGCCGACGGTCGCCTGACCGGCCCGGCGTTCGCGGTGCTCGCACTGGTGCCGCTCGCGGTGGCCGAGGTCGCGTCCGCGGTGCCCGTGGCGGTCGCCGCCGCGCGCCGAGCCCGGACGAGTGCGGCTCGCGTGGCCGGCGCCGTTCCCGACACGCTGCGGCCCGGCCCGGCGCTCGGGGGCGACGCCGGCGCGAGCGCCGACGCTGCGCCTGCGCCGGTTCCCGCACTGCGACTGCGCGGCGTCGGCGCAGCATGGCCGGCCCTCGACGGCGTCGAGTCCGGTGCGGCGCTGCGCGACATGGACCTCGATCTCGCACCGGGGGAGCGGGTCCTGCTCCGCGGTGCATCGGGGGCGGGCAAGACGACGCTCGCGCACGTGCTCGTCCGGTTCCTCGCCTACTCGGGGTCGTACCGCATCGACGGGGTCGAGGCATCCGAACTCGACCCCGCCCGAGTGCGCAGACAGGTCGGTCTCGTCGAACAGCGCCCCTGGATCTTCGACGAGGACGTGAGACAGAACCTCCTGTTCGCCCGGGACACCGCGACCGACGCCGAACTGCTCGCGGTGCTCGAACGGGTGGGGCTCGGCGACTGGGTGCGGGAGCGCGGCGGCCTGGACGCCCGAGTCGGCGAGCGCGGCGCGCTCGTGTCGGGCGGGCAGGCGCAGCGGATCGCGCTCGCCCGGGCACTGCTGGCCGACTTCCCGGTGCTGGTGCTCGACGAACCGACCGCGAACGTCGACGCGGCGCGCGGCGCGGCCCTGCTCGAGGACCTGCTGGGCGCCGCCGCCCGCGACGGTCGGTCGGTGCTGCTCATCAGCCACGTCGACGTCGACGCGTCCATCGTCGACCGTTCGGTCGGGATCGACGCCGGACGCACCGTCGCGGCCGACGCGATCCCGGCGGTGGACGAACGGGTGCCGACCGGGCCCGTACGCTGA
- the pabB gene encoding aminodeoxychorismate synthase component I, translated as MPHQVRVRRLGGWVDPEQAFLRVGRAAPRAIWLDGGCDAVTGRSVIAIGRADSPFVTADAGDGDALLAALRAGLDGAAAARADGRVTALGWLGWFGYEWGAARLGVPVATTSTPDAAFLFADRAIVFDHARREVELEWIDGAGAADWVGETSGLLSGATRTAGASGASEPSAPSGPSGATDAPAPRWRHAPDAYAARIQACRAAIVRGDAYQLCLTNRIEVDAHPDPLEAYLRLRRLSPAHHGGFVRFDDVALLSASPEQFLLVDRSGLVTTRPMKGTRPRGADEASDRALRAELLASDKERAENLMIVDLMRNDLGRIAELGTVSVPELHVVEEYPQVHQLVSTVTARLRAGATALDAVAAAFPAGSMTGAPKLSAMTILHELEQGPRGIYSGAFGTLAVDGSADLAMVIRSIVLAPDGASIGTGGGITALSDADEEVEETRVKARALLEALLGRRSATIE; from the coding sequence ATGCCGCACCAGGTCCGCGTCCGCCGACTCGGCGGCTGGGTCGATCCCGAGCAGGCGTTCCTTCGCGTCGGCCGGGCCGCGCCGCGCGCGATCTGGCTCGACGGCGGCTGCGACGCCGTCACGGGCCGCAGCGTCATCGCGATCGGCCGTGCGGACTCGCCGTTCGTCACCGCGGACGCGGGCGACGGGGACGCGCTGCTCGCCGCGCTGCGCGCGGGCCTCGACGGCGCCGCCGCCGCGCGGGCCGACGGGCGGGTGACCGCGCTCGGCTGGCTCGGCTGGTTCGGGTACGAATGGGGTGCGGCGCGACTCGGGGTGCCGGTCGCGACCACCTCGACGCCGGATGCCGCGTTCCTGTTCGCCGACCGTGCGATCGTGTTCGACCACGCCCGACGCGAGGTCGAGCTCGAGTGGATCGACGGGGCGGGCGCCGCGGACTGGGTCGGCGAGACATCCGGGCTGCTGAGCGGTGCGACGCGCACGGCCGGGGCATCCGGGGCATCCGAACCATCCGCGCCGTCCGGGCCATCCGGTGCGACCGACGCCCCCGCGCCGCGCTGGCGGCACGCGCCCGACGCGTACGCCGCGCGCATCCAGGCGTGCCGCGCCGCGATCGTGCGCGGCGACGCCTACCAGCTCTGCCTCACCAACCGCATCGAGGTCGACGCGCACCCCGACCCGCTCGAGGCGTACCTGCGGCTGCGCCGGCTGAGCCCGGCCCACCACGGCGGATTCGTGCGATTCGACGACGTCGCGCTGCTCTCGGCGTCGCCCGAGCAGTTCCTGCTGGTCGACCGCTCGGGGCTCGTCACGACCCGGCCGATGAAGGGCACCCGCCCGCGCGGCGCCGACGAGGCATCCGATCGGGCGCTGCGCGCCGAACTGCTCGCGAGCGACAAGGAACGCGCCGAGAACCTGATGATCGTCGACCTGATGCGCAACGACCTCGGCCGCATCGCCGAACTCGGCACCGTGTCGGTGCCCGAGCTGCACGTCGTCGAGGAGTACCCGCAGGTGCACCAGCTCGTGTCGACCGTGACGGCGAGGCTCCGGGCGGGGGCCACCGCGCTCGACGCGGTCGCCGCCGCGTTCCCGGCGGGCTCGATGACGGGCGCGCCGAAGCTCAGCGCGATGACCATCCTGCACGAGCTCGAGCAGGGCCCGCGGGGCATCTACTCGGGCGCGTTCGGGACGCTCGCGGTCGACGGCTCGGCGGATCTCGCGATGGTGATCCGCTCGATCGTGCTCGCGCCCGACGGTGCGAGCATCGGCACCGGCGGCGGGATCACCGCGCTGTCCGACGCCGACGAGGAGGTCGAGGAGACGCGGGTCAAGGCGCGCGCGCTGCTGGAGGCGCTGCTCGGGCGACGATCAGCGACGATCGAATAG
- the cydD gene encoding thiol reductant ABC exporter subunit CydD gives MKPLDPRLVRRTRAARSFLGAGAGLAAVQAAATIAFAWGLAGTVVAVVDGHALDGASAPLVVLATAACVRAAAAWGWEATGSAAAMRVKAELRSDLLTAIGRRPGGIPGASTARVATLFGHGLDALDEYFGAYLPQLVLTVIAAPMLLAAAWFADPLSGLILTIVLPLIPVFMALIGMATQAVQRRQWDALAALSRAFLEVLGGLSTLMLFGREQRQAQRIRAVTDDYRRRTMRVLGITFLSGFTLELAASLSVALVAVTVGLRLVSGEVALAPGLFVLVLAPEVFLPLRNVGAAFHASAAGVEASRDAFELLDAAEASDAAEAVGLVAADRAGSVDRAGSVDRAGSVDRAGSVAPATGTATDAAARARRILPADLGLTIADLVVRRAGRTVVDGLTLSVRPGQVVALTGASGAGKSSVIAAVLGAVDFEGRIGLDGATSAAGIRDRLAWAGQTPTLFAGTVAGNVRLGDEGADPWLLDRALRIAGVDLDPDLVLGPGGGGLSGGQAQRVAVARAVHRQLARDARLLVLDEPTSALDEARETHLATSLRELADEGRAVLVVTHRAALADAADRVVELEGIHV, from the coding sequence ATGAAACCGCTCGACCCCCGGCTCGTGCGCCGCACCCGAGCCGCCCGCAGCTTTCTCGGCGCCGGAGCGGGGCTGGCCGCCGTGCAGGCCGCCGCGACGATCGCATTCGCATGGGGCCTCGCCGGCACCGTCGTCGCGGTCGTCGACGGACACGCGCTCGACGGAGCATCCGCACCGCTCGTCGTGCTCGCGACGGCCGCCTGCGTGCGCGCCGCAGCGGCGTGGGGCTGGGAGGCGACCGGTTCAGCCGCCGCGATGCGCGTGAAGGCCGAACTGCGCTCCGACCTGCTCACGGCGATCGGTCGCCGACCCGGCGGAATCCCCGGGGCGTCCACCGCTCGGGTCGCGACCCTGTTCGGCCACGGGCTCGACGCACTCGACGAATACTTCGGCGCCTACCTGCCCCAGCTCGTGCTCACCGTCATCGCCGCGCCCATGCTGCTGGCCGCGGCCTGGTTCGCCGACCCGTTGTCGGGGCTCATCCTCACGATCGTGCTGCCGCTCATCCCGGTGTTCATGGCGCTCATCGGCATGGCGACGCAGGCGGTGCAACGCCGGCAGTGGGACGCGCTCGCCGCGTTGTCGCGGGCGTTCCTCGAGGTGCTCGGCGGGCTGTCGACGCTCATGCTGTTCGGGCGCGAGCAGCGGCAGGCGCAGCGCATCCGCGCCGTGACCGACGATTACCGCAGACGCACGATGCGCGTGCTCGGCATCACCTTCCTCTCGGGGTTCACGCTCGAACTCGCGGCGAGCCTGTCGGTCGCCCTCGTCGCGGTGACGGTCGGGCTGCGCCTCGTCTCGGGGGAGGTGGCGCTCGCCCCCGGCCTGTTCGTGCTGGTGCTCGCACCCGAGGTCTTCCTGCCGTTGCGCAACGTCGGGGCCGCGTTCCATGCGTCGGCGGCCGGCGTCGAGGCCTCTCGCGACGCATTCGAGCTGCTCGACGCGGCGGAGGCGAGCGACGCGGCGGAGGCGGTCGGGCTGGTCGCGGCCGATCGGGCCGGTTCGGTCGATCGGGCCGGTTCCGTCGATCGGGCCGGTTCCGTGGATCGGGCCGGCTCCGTGGCGCCCGCCACGGGAACGGCGACGGATGCCGCGGCGCGCGCCCGGCGCATCCTGCCCGCCGATCTCGGCCTGACGATCGCGGACCTCGTCGTGCGCCGCGCCGGCCGGACCGTCGTCGACGGGCTCACCCTGAGCGTCCGGCCGGGGCAGGTCGTCGCCCTCACCGGCGCGTCCGGCGCCGGCAAGTCCTCGGTGATCGCCGCGGTCCTCGGCGCGGTCGACTTCGAGGGCCGGATCGGACTGGACGGCGCGACGAGCGCCGCGGGCATCCGCGACCGGTTGGCATGGGCGGGGCAGACCCCGACGCTGTTCGCCGGCACCGTCGCCGGCAACGTCCGGCTCGGCGACGAAGGGGCCGACCCCTGGCTGCTCGACCGGGCACTGCGGATCGCCGGCGTCGACCTCGACCCCGATCTCGTGCTGGGGCCGGGCGGCGGCGGCCTCTCGGGCGGACAGGCCCAGCGCGTCGCCGTCGCGCGGGCCGTGCACCGCCAGCTCGCTCGGGATGCGCGGCTGCTCGTGCTCGACGAGCCGACCTCGGCGCTCGACGAGGCACGTGAGACGCACCTCGCGACCTCGCTGCGGGAACTCGCCGACGAGGGCCGCGCCGTGCTCGTCGTCACCCACCGCGCCGCGCTGGCGGACGCGGCCGACCGGGTCGTCGAACTGGAGGGCATCCATGTCTGA